The genomic stretch GTGCGATGGTACTGGCCGCCGAGGCAGATGAAGTCGATGTCGTCGACATTGGTCAGTAAGGATGCCGTCGACACACTGTTGGTGATGACGGTCAGTGGCGTGACCTCGAGCAGCAGCGGCGCAACGGCATTGGCCGTGGTCGAATCATCCAGGATGATCGCCTGGCCCGGCTCCACATAATCCATGGCGGCGCGAGCCAGCGCGTCTTTTTCCGCTCGCCCAACCGTTACCCGGTAGCGGAAAGCGCTTTCGTAGAGGCCGGATGGCTGCACGGTGACGGCGCCATGCAGCTTGCGCAGCACGCCTTGATGCGCCAGCTGATCGATGTGGCGATGGATCGTCATGCGCGACACGCCGAAATGCTCGACCAGATCGTCGATGCGCACCTGGCCAAGCTTTATCACGTATTCGGCGATTTCTTCGCGCCGTTCGTCGGCCTTGATCATGCTGTGCCCCCCATTTCTTGCCCTGCAAGGCTTTCGATTTCCACCCATTTCGGCCTGAGCTGCTCGGCAACGCGGCTAAAGATGGCATAGCGCTCGTCAAAGACGGCGCTGCCTTCCGGGTCCGGGCGGTATTCGCGGTTCACCGTGCAGGTGGCGCGCGCCCCTTGTTGCGGCGAGGCAAACAGGCCGACTGCCGCACCAGCGCACAGGGCGGCGCCATAGGCGGCCGCCTCGTCGGTCGACGTGACAATGACCGGCACGTTGAGCACGTCGGCAAACATCTGCGCGAAGGCCGGATTGCGCGAGCCGCCTCCGGTCAGCCGCACCTCGCGGACGGCAAAGCCGTCGCGCAGGGCTTCGACATGGGTGCGGTGGTTGAAGGCGATGCCTTCCAGCACCGCTTTCAGCATGTCGCCGCGGCCATGCCAGCCGCGCAAGCCGACGAAGCTGGCGCTGGCGGCATTGCCGTAGGGCGAGCCGAACAGATAGGGATGGAAGAGCAGCGTCGAAGGCTTCTTCAGCGCCGCGTCGATTTCGGCCGCCAGCATCTCGTGGATCGAGCCGCCCGTTCTTTTCATCTCATCCTGCTCGGCGCGGCAGAGCGTGTCGAGGAACCAGTCATAATTCGCCGTCGAGGCCGGCGAGATCGACATGTTGTTCCAGCGCCCCGGGTCGATGGCGTTGCGGCAGAACCAGCGCGGGTCGGTACGCGGCTCGGTGGAGACCACTTCGTTGATCGAGTAGGTGCCGGCGACGATGCTGACCACGCCGTCCTCGTGGCCGCCGATGCCAAGCGCCGAGGCGGTGACGTCATGCAGGCCGCAGGCAACCGGGGTGCCTTCCGCAAGCCCGGTCAGTGCTGCCGCTTCGGCGGTGGTGTAGCCGACAATGTCGGCCGAATGCGCAACCGGGGGCAAAGCCGCAAACAGCCCGTCCAAGCCAAAGATGCGCATCGCCTCCGGCGCGTAGGCTTGCGTGTGTACATCGGTGAATGAGGTGCTCGCCTCGGTCAGGTCGGTGCCAACAGTGCCCGTCAGGCAAAAGCGCAGCCAGTCCTTGCAGCCGACGATGTGGCCGATCTGGCCGAAACGTTCTGGGTCGTGCCTTTTCAGCCAGGCCAGGATCGCCGATGGCGCCGATGCGTGCGGAACCTGTCCGGTCTGGGCGAGAGCCTCGGCAAAAACCGAACCTTTTGCCCATTCGTCGACGATCTCGCCCGCGCGGCTGTCGAGCGACAAGATGCCGGGGCCGAGCGGCCGGCGGTCCCTGTCGACCAGATACAGCCCGTCACCATGCGCGGTTGCCGCAACGGCCTTAATGTCGAGAGCCGGCCGGCCGCTCAGCGCGATGGCATCCCTGATCGCCTCGGCGGTCGCCTGCCAGAGGCGCAGCATGTCGCGTTCGACCCAGCGGGGATGCGGCATCGATTGCGGCACGCGGCGCCTGGCCACCGCTAATTGCGAGCCATCGGCATCGAAGATCACTGCCTTCGTCACCGTCAGGCCGTTGTCGATCCCAAGCAGGCTGGACATGATGATCCCGTTCAGCGTGAGCCGGTACGCGTTGCGAATTGGTCCCGAAAAAGGGTGGCGCTGAACATCATGGAAATCATCCTCGCCGGGATTCGCCGTTGCCGATTGCGGTCGCCGGTGAAAACAGCGGCGGGATTCGAACCGGTCAAGTGATCATACAATTCTGTGAATTTAACGTCAATATCTGTGATATACGCCAGGTGAATGGGGTTCCACGAGGCGGAACTTGATCATCAAATTAACATAAAACGCTGTTTTTTCTAGCGCTTGCGAGCAGTCAATCCGTCTCGTCGCACTTGTTACCCATGCGAGGTCGACAACTGGCTTGCCACCTGCCGGCCCCGGTGGCTGCAGGGCACTGGCTAGATATCCTCAGGCTCGCCGGGCTTGCGCAGCAGATAGGTGTCCATGATCCAGCCCTTCTTTCGGCGGGCTTCTTCACGGGTTCTCTCAATCTCCGCGCCAACATCGCCGAGGCGGCCCGAGATAAGAATTTCGTCCGGTGTGCCGAGATAGGCGCCCCAATGGATGGTGACATCCTGGTCGGCCAGCGTGTTGAAGGCGCATTTGCCGTCCAGCATGACGACTGTGCTGCCGACATTGTTGGCCAGGCCCTCTTCGGTCAGCCTGCGGCCAGTGGTGACCAGGATGGAATCGCCGATGCGGTTCAGTGCCGTTTTGTGGCTGGCGGCAAGCGCCTGGATGGCTGATATGCCGGGGATGACCTCCAGCTCGAAGGCGACATTGTCTCGCACGCGCACCCGCTCGAGAATACGCAGCGCGCTGTCGTAGAGCGAGGGGTCACCCCAGATCAGGAAGGCGCCGCAGCCATTGTCGGCAATCTCGTCGCGGATCAGGCTCTCGTAGATGGCGGCGATGGTTTCGTGCCAGTCGTCGACGGTCGAACGGTAGGACGGCGCCGGCTCGGCGCGCACCGGCACGTCGAATTCGACGCGGCGTGATTTCGGGTTGGTGACGAAGCGGTCGCAGATTTCACGCCGCAATTCGGCAAGGTCGTTCTTCTTGGCGCCCTTGTCGGGGATGAACAACACGTCGGCACGGTTCAGGCCTGATATGGCCTGAACCGTCAAGTGGTCGGGATTGCCGGCGCCGATGCCGATGACGAGAAGCTTGCGCATGGGGCGAACTCCTGCCCGATCGGAACCTGTTAGTCCAGACCGCTGGCGTGTCCAGACCGCTTGCGTGTCCAGACCGCTGGCGTGTCCAGACCCTGTGGCACGCCAGTGCAAACGGAAGGGCTTTGAAACGCCACATTGAAACGGCTAGGGTCGTCCAGGCATTCCAGCCGAGGGGGCTTCGATGTTGCGATATGTTCTGACTGTGGCGTTGGCGCTTTCGGCCGCGCCGGCACTGGCCAATGACTCGACTGCCGAACTCGGCACGGGCGGCCTCATTCTGTCGCGTAACGATGCCGTGGCGATGCAGAGTGAGGATCTCTTCATTTCGCCCGAAAAAGTTACGGTCGACTACGTCTTCCACAACAACACCGACAAGGATGTCAGCGCGATCGTCGCCTTCCCGATGCCCGACATTTCGGGCGATCCGGAAGAAATGCCGGCGATCCCTGAAAACCAGAGCGACAATTTTTTGGGTTTCGAGGTGACGATCGACGGTGTGCCGGCAAAGCCGCAGCTTGAGCAGAAGGTGTTCGCGCTCGGCATCGACATCAGCGCCGACCTCAAGGCGCAGAATGTGCCGTTCAACCCGTTCGGCGACGCGGCCAAGGCGGCGCTGGCGAAGCTGCCAAAGGCGGTGGCCGACGACTGGGTCAACCGCGGCATCATCATCGAAGACACCGCCGATGACGGCAGCGGCATGAAATCCACCTACGCGCCATGGTGGCAATTGCGCTCGACCTATTGGTGGCGCTCGACCTTTCCGGCCAACAAGGACGTCCATGTTTCGCACCGCTACAAGCCGAGTGTCGGCGGCACGTCCTCGGTCAGCTTCTTCTATGACGGCCAGTTCCAGGGGCAGTATGCCACATACAAGACCCGCTACTGCATGGACGACACATTCGAGAACGCGGTGCGCAAGGCGGCGAAGGACAATCCCGACGGCTATCCGAAATTCTACGAAAACCGCATCGCCTATATACTGACCACCGGCGGCAACTGGGCCGCGGGAACCATCGGCAAGTTCAAGCTGACCATCGACAAGGGCAATCCCAAAGCCATGGTCTCGTTCTGCGGCGACAATGTCAAAAAGGTCGGGCCGACGAGTTTCGAGATGACCGCGAAAGATTTCTATCCCGAGCATGATATCGACATCCTGCTGCTCGAACCGTCAGACAGCAATGGCGGGGATGCGAACTGATGCATGTCGCTATCTATGTCGCCATCGCCGATAACGGTGTGATCGGGCGGGATGGCGGGTTGCCCTGGCGGCTCTCCACTGACCTCAAGCGTTTCAAGGCCGACACGATGGGCAAGCCCATCATCATGGGCCGCAAGACCTATGAAGGGATTGGCCGCCCACTGCCGGGCCGGCTGAATCTCGTCGTCACCCGCGACAAGGCCTGGCGCGCCGAGGGCGTCGAGGTGGCGCATACGCTGGAGGCCGCGATCCAACTGGCAACGGTGCGCGGACGCTGCATGGCTGGCGTGGACGAGGTCTGCGTCATCGGCGGTGGCGAAATCTATGCGCAGGCGCTGCCGCTGGCCGACCGGCTGCACGTTACCCATGTGCTTGCCGCCGTCGATGGCGATGCGCATTTCCCGCCGATCGACCCTCAGACATGGCGTATCGTCAGTTCGCAGGAGGTGCCGGCTGGGGAAAAGGACAGCCACGCAACGCGCTATTCGGTTTACGAGCGCCGCCGCGAGATACATTGAAAGACAAAAAAGGTATTGAAAGACGACAAAGGGTCGCGACCGACCCAAAACGGATGATGTCGGTGGGGCATCGCGTTGAAAGCGTGCTGCCACATCCCTATAGAAGAACAACACTGGATTTTGCGCCGTAACATCGGCGCTTGAGGGAATTCCAAGCGAAAGGACATTCATGCCCTGGAACGACAAGAGCGGCGGTGGCGGCGGCCCATGGGGCGGCGGCGGCGGCAACAATCAGGGGCCCTGGGGGCAGGGACCAAAGGGGCCGAGCGGACCACAGGGCTCGCCTCCCGATCTCGAGGACATCATCCGCCGCGGCCAGGACCGGCTGCGGCGCGCGCTGCCTGGCGGCGGCGGCGCCAGTCCGGCGGTGTTCGGGCTGATCGCCGCGGTGCTGGTCGTCCTGTGGGCGTTCCAGGCGGTCTATACGGTGCAGCCTGACGAGGTCGCGGTCGAACTGCGCTTCGGCAAGCCGAAGCCCGAGCTTTCCCAGCCCGGCCTGCATTTCCATTGGTGGCCGCTTGAAACCGTCGAAACGGCCAAGATTTCCGAGCAGCTCGTCGACATTGGCGGCGGCAACACCAGCGGCAACGGCCTGATGCTGTCGGGCGACCAGAACATCGTCAACGTGCAGTTTTCGGTGGCCTATCAGGTCTCCGATCCCCGCGCCTATCTGTTCGACGTCTCCGACCCGGACGGCATGCTGCGGCAGGTTGCCGAAAGCGCCATGCGCGAAGCCGTCGGCCGCCGGCCGGCGCAGGATATTTTCCGTGATGACCGCCAGGGCATAGCGGCCTCGGTGCGCGAAATCATCCAGACGACGCTGGACGGCTACAAGGCCGGCCTCAACGTCAACGCCGTCTCCATTGAGGATGCAGCGCCGCCACGCGAAGTGGCCGATGCGTTCGACGAGGTGCAGCGTGCCGAGCAGGACGAGGACAAATTCGTCGAGCAGGCCAACCAGTATTCCAACCAGAAGCTCGGCCAGGCGCGCGGCGAGGCGGCACAGATCCGCGAAGACGCGGCCGCCTACAAGAACCGTGTGGTGCAGGAAGCCGAAGGTGAGGCGCAGCGCTTCATCTCGGTCTATGACGAGTATGCCAAGGCGCCGGACGTCACCCGCAAACGCCTTTATCTGGAAACCATGGAGAAGGTTCTGAAGGACTCGAGCAAGGTCATCGTCGAGCAAGGCAACGGACAAGGTGTCGTACCCTATCTGCCGTTGCCGGCATTGCAGCCGAAACCGCCGGCTCCGGCCGCGCCTGCCGCGAACACGGGAGGTACCCAGTGATGGCCAACCGTCTTCCCATCTTCGTCGTCATCGCCGCGGTCGTATTGTTCCTGATCTATTCCTCTGTCTTCGTGGTCAATGCCCGCCAGCAGGCGCTGGTGCTGAGGTTTGGCGAGATCGTCGACGTCAAGAGCGAGCCCGGCATCTATTTCAAGGCGCCGTTCTCGTTCTTCGACGCCGATACGGTGCAGCTGATCGAAAACAGGGTGCTGCGCTTCGACCTCGACAACATCCGCGTCCAGGTGTCGGGCGGCAAGTTCTATGAGGTCGATGCCTTCATCGCCTATCGCATCTCGGATCCACGCGTATTCCGTGCCGCCGTGTCCGGTCAGATCGAACTGGCCGAAGCGCGCCTGCGGACCCGTCTCGACGCAGCCTTGCGTCGCGTCTACGGTCTGCGCGACTTCGAGGCGGCGCTCTCGGAAGAGCGCGCGGTGATGATGCGCGAAGTGCGCGATCAGCTTAGGCCCGACGCCACCTCGCTTGGCCTGCAGATCGAGGATGTCCGCATCCGTCGCACCGACCTCACGGCCGAGGTTTCACAGCAAACCTACGACCGCATGAAGGCGGAACGCCTGGCCGAGGCCGCTCGACTACGGGCACGCGGCAACGAAGCGGCACAGCGCATCACGGCACGCGCCGATCGCGAAGTGGTCGAGATCGTTGCCGAAGCGCAGAAGGAGTCCGAAATCCTGCGCGGCGAGGGCGAAGCCCAGCGCAGCGCGACCTTCGCGGACGCCTACAAGCGTGACCCGGCCTTCTTCGATTTCTACCGGTCGATGAACGCCTATGGCACGGCGCTGGACAACACCGGGACGACCATGGTGCTGTCGCCGAATTCGGAGTTCTTCCGCTTCTTCCGTGATCCGGACGGCAAGGAAGGGCCGGCGAAGCCGACGGCTCCCGCCACACCGGCGCCGACGGCTCCCGCCGCGCCGACGACACAACCCAGCACCGGCCAGCAATAGCCGGTGCGGGACTTCTTCGCGGCGATAGGCCTGGTCCTCGTGATAGAGGGCCTGGTCTATGGCGGCTTTCCCGGTTTCGCGAGGAAGCTCGCGGGCGAGGTGCTGTCAATGCCGGAGAATATATTGCGGATCGCCGGGCTGCCGCGATCGCCATCGGTGTCGGCATCGTCTGGCTGGTCCGGGGCGGATGAGAATGTCAGGTTTTCGTCTTCGGCATAATCGAGGATTTATCCTCTGCCGGTAGTCGTAGCCGCAAACGTGCCGTATTTTTTGCCAACATGGCGCAACACGGTGTTTTCGCCGTTGCGCTTTCTCTTTCAGAAAGACCGGGAGGCTTCTCGATGACATCCACACTCCTTTTGCGCGCGGCACGGCGGACGTTCATCGCCGGCACGGCAGCTCTTCTTGTCGGCACCGTCGCCGTCCCGTCCTTCGTGACGCCGACCTTCGCCGCAGACGGACCTGCTTCGGTGGCCGACCTGGCGCAAGGCGTGCTCGGCGCGGTGGTCAACATCTCGACCTCGCAGACGGTGAAGGGCACGGAAGGGCCGGGCGCGGTGCCGATGCCGCAGCTTCCCGAAGGCTCGCCGTTCCAGGACTTCTTCGACGATTTCTTCAAAAACAAAGGTGGCGACAAGGACGCCGGCTCGCAGAAGGTACAGTCGCTGGGCTCCGGCTTCGTCATCGACGCCGAGCAAGGCATCGTCGTCACCAACAACCACGTGATTGCGGACGCCGACGACATCGAGGTCAATTTCTCAGATGGCATCACCTTGAAGGCGACGCTGGTCGGCACCGACACCAAGACCGATGTCGCGGTGCTCAAGGTCGATCCCAAGGGCCACAAGCTGACCGCGGTGAAGTTCGGCGATTCCACCAAGATGCGCGTCGGTGACTGGGTGATGGCGGTCGGCAATCCGTTCGGCCTCGGCGGCACGGTCACGGTCGGCATCGTTTCGGCCCGCAACCGCGACATCAATTCCGGCCCCTATGACGATTTCATCCAGACCGACGCGGCGATAAATCGCGGCAATTCGGGCGGCCCGCTGTTCAACAGCGCCGGCGAGGTCATCGGCATGAACACGGCTATCATTTCGCCGTCCGGCGGTTCGATCGGCATCGGTTTCTCCATCCCCTCGCAGCTCGCCTCGGGCGTCGTCGACCAGTTGCGCCAATATGGCGAGACACGGCGCGGCTGGCTCGGCGTGCGCATCCAGCCGGTGACGGACGACATCGCCGAGAGCCTCGGCATGGCGAC from Mesorhizobium sp. NZP2077 encodes the following:
- a CDS encoding dihydrofolate reductase, producing MHVAIYVAIADNGVIGRDGGLPWRLSTDLKRFKADTMGKPIIMGRKTYEGIGRPLPGRLNLVVTRDKAWRAEGVEVAHTLEAAIQLATVRGRCMAGVDEVCVIGGGEIYAQALPLADRLHVTHVLAAVDGDAHFPPIDPQTWRIVSSQEVPAGEKDSHATRYSVYERRREIH
- a CDS encoding FGGY-family carbohydrate kinase, which translates into the protein MSSLLGIDNGLTVTKAVIFDADGSQLAVARRRVPQSMPHPRWVERDMLRLWQATAEAIRDAIALSGRPALDIKAVAATAHGDGLYLVDRDRRPLGPGILSLDSRAGEIVDEWAKGSVFAEALAQTGQVPHASAPSAILAWLKRHDPERFGQIGHIVGCKDWLRFCLTGTVGTDLTEASTSFTDVHTQAYAPEAMRIFGLDGLFAALPPVAHSADIVGYTTAEAAALTGLAEGTPVACGLHDVTASALGIGGHEDGVVSIVAGTYSINEVVSTEPRTDPRWFCRNAIDPGRWNNMSISPASTANYDWFLDTLCRAEQDEMKRTGGSIHEMLAAEIDAALKKPSTLLFHPYLFGSPYGNAASASFVGLRGWHGRGDMLKAVLEGIAFNHRTHVEALRDGFAVREVRLTGGGSRNPAFAQMFADVLNVPVIVTSTDEAAAYGAALCAGAAVGLFASPQQGARATCTVNREYRPDPEGSAVFDERYAIFSRVAEQLRPKWVEIESLAGQEMGGTA
- a CDS encoding DegQ family serine endoprotease, with the protein product MTSTLLLRAARRTFIAGTAALLVGTVAVPSFVTPTFAADGPASVADLAQGVLGAVVNISTSQTVKGTEGPGAVPMPQLPEGSPFQDFFDDFFKNKGGDKDAGSQKVQSLGSGFVIDAEQGIVVTNNHVIADADDIEVNFSDGITLKATLVGTDTKTDVAVLKVDPKGHKLTAVKFGDSTKMRVGDWVMAVGNPFGLGGTVTVGIVSARNRDINSGPYDDFIQTDAAINRGNSGGPLFNSAGEVIGMNTAIISPSGGSIGIGFSIPSQLASGVVDQLRQYGETRRGWLGVRIQPVTDDIAESLGMATAKGALVAGVIKGGPVDNGTIQAGDVIIKFDGKDIHEMRDLPRVVAESPVGKAVDVLIVRKGVEQTVKVTLGRLEDGEKLASGENGNTDQQKGDKAPAVSTASVLGMTVGELNDETRKKFSIAADVSGVVITDVAKDSAAAERGIQPGEVITEIAQESVATPKDVMDRIGALKEQGRKNALLMLASKTGELRFVTIRMD
- the cobF gene encoding precorrin-6A synthase (deacetylating), with product MRKLLVIGIGAGNPDHLTVQAISGLNRADVLFIPDKGAKKNDLAELRREICDRFVTNPKSRRVEFDVPVRAEPAPSYRSTVDDWHETIAAIYESLIRDEIADNGCGAFLIWGDPSLYDSALRILERVRVRDNVAFELEVIPGISAIQALAASHKTALNRIGDSILVTTGRRLTEEGLANNVGSTVVMLDGKCAFNTLADQDVTIHWGAYLGTPDEILISGRLGDVGAEIERTREEARRKKGWIMDTYLLRKPGEPEDI
- a CDS encoding protease modulator HflC produces the protein MANRLPIFVVIAAVVLFLIYSSVFVVNARQQALVLRFGEIVDVKSEPGIYFKAPFSFFDADTVQLIENRVLRFDLDNIRVQVSGGKFYEVDAFIAYRISDPRVFRAAVSGQIELAEARLRTRLDAALRRVYGLRDFEAALSEERAVMMREVRDQLRPDATSLGLQIEDVRIRRTDLTAEVSQQTYDRMKAERLAEAARLRARGNEAAQRITARADREVVEIVAEAQKESEILRGEGEAQRSATFADAYKRDPAFFDFYRSMNAYGTALDNTGTTMVLSPNSEFFRFFRDPDGKEGPAKPTAPATPAPTAPAAPTTQPSTGQQ
- a CDS encoding DeoR/GlpR family DNA-binding transcription regulator, which gives rise to MIKADERREEIAEYVIKLGQVRIDDLVEHFGVSRMTIHRHIDQLAHQGVLRKLHGAVTVQPSGLYESAFRYRVTVGRAEKDALARAAMDYVEPGQAIILDDSTTANAVAPLLLEVTPLTVITNSVSTASLLTNVDDIDFICLGGQYHRTYNAYIGIVCENAISRLRANLLICSASAISGTTAFIQDQHVVRVKQAMMAAAIKRILLVDHSKFDKVALHVLDDLISFEAVLVTDGISDKHAQTLEQAGVQLRVVNTARP
- the hflK gene encoding FtsH protease activity modulator HflK, with amino-acid sequence MPWNDKSGGGGGPWGGGGGNNQGPWGQGPKGPSGPQGSPPDLEDIIRRGQDRLRRALPGGGGASPAVFGLIAAVLVVLWAFQAVYTVQPDEVAVELRFGKPKPELSQPGLHFHWWPLETVETAKISEQLVDIGGGNTSGNGLMLSGDQNIVNVQFSVAYQVSDPRAYLFDVSDPDGMLRQVAESAMREAVGRRPAQDIFRDDRQGIAASVREIIQTTLDGYKAGLNVNAVSIEDAAPPREVADAFDEVQRAEQDEDKFVEQANQYSNQKLGQARGEAAQIREDAAAYKNRVVQEAEGEAQRFISVYDEYAKAPDVTRKRLYLETMEKVLKDSSKVIVEQGNGQGVVPYLPLPALQPKPPAPAAPAANTGGTQ
- a CDS encoding DUF4424 domain-containing protein, which codes for MLRYVLTVALALSAAPALANDSTAELGTGGLILSRNDAVAMQSEDLFISPEKVTVDYVFHNNTDKDVSAIVAFPMPDISGDPEEMPAIPENQSDNFLGFEVTIDGVPAKPQLEQKVFALGIDISADLKAQNVPFNPFGDAAKAALAKLPKAVADDWVNRGIIIEDTADDGSGMKSTYAPWWQLRSTYWWRSTFPANKDVHVSHRYKPSVGGTSSVSFFYDGQFQGQYATYKTRYCMDDTFENAVRKAAKDNPDGYPKFYENRIAYILTTGGNWAAGTIGKFKLTIDKGNPKAMVSFCGDNVKKVGPTSFEMTAKDFYPEHDIDILLLEPSDSNGGDAN